One Hylaeus volcanicus isolate JK05 unplaced genomic scaffold, UHH_iyHylVolc1.0_haploid 12258___fragment_2___debris, whole genome shotgun sequence genomic window carries:
- the LOC128882188 gene encoding eukaryotic translation initiation factor 4 gamma 2 isoform X1, giving the protein MPSRDDIRSLSTEQRWIPPSTVRRDALTPESRNDLIFRKVRGILNKLTPEKFAKLSNDLLNVELNSDVILKGVIFLIFEKALDEPKYSSMYAQLCKRLSDEAANFEPRKALIESQKGQSTFTILLLNKCKDEFENRSKASEVFENQDELGPEEEERRQVAKRKMLGNIKFIGELGKLGIVSETILHRCIQQLLEKKRRRGSRGDTAEDIECLCQIMRTCGRILDSDKGRKLMDQYFKRMNSLAESSDLPLRIKFMLRDVIELRRDGWVPRKATSTEGPMPINQIRSDNDESSRGNGFYRREDRLGAEFLRNMGRGGLDMDMMGSIPLTSFGMPSPFSPNGFSGSSGVGYGRHNQRNQPGYYQNQNRHQNNYQGKHNQQQHNSPQNFNNNSNKEQLRFNKNKMLIEHPEEVSLRPSANSMMFKQTKINRNLLLNSDLFPGRASELPLLPTSTLKPSSPLLHKELPPAIVIKQGPVDKREKARDRKDKGTSREEILKKVNALMDDLAAHTNIQNAVTAFQELKIPERFLRHAVYTLYSNTLERGDSERELAAKLVVELVKAEAITVQQMHEGWKELVSNIPEKESTVPCVASHVAFLTAKAIVDNLIQLTDLVAVTENGQHHPLFLLALQQLHKSQGKARLTQIFNESKVNLISQLPEADKTKERLAEILEDRELTFLYPLLKIQGDIWRQLEYDPNPNTLYKWIKEKLEPSHHSDSEFINALMNVLLKYITQETILAPGVDPSNVGKAVMDKEKALLDKYARLMRLLFVDIESQVTALHALQAFWFSHNFPKGMLLRWFDGLYRLEVIEEDAYFKWKECVTDAYPGKGKALFEVNSWLTWLDNASTEEESDDHNDDDESNKNYRMQKL; this is encoded by the exons ATGCCTTCCAGGGACGATATTCGCTCCCTATCCACTGAGCAACGCTGGATCCCTCCTTCAACTGTTAGACGCGATGCACTCACCCCAGAAAGCAGAAATGATCTCATCTTTAGAAAGGTGCGGGGTATTCTTAACAAGCTTACGCCGGAAAAGTTCGCAAAGCTGAGCAACGACCTGCTCAACGTTGAGCTCAATTCTGATGTAATTCTCAAAGGTGTCATTTTCCTG aTCTTTGAAAAAGCTCTTGATGAACCCAAGTACAGTTCTATGTATGCACAGCTGTGCAAACGGCTGTCCGACGAAGCTGCAAACTTTGAACCTCGAAAAGCTCTCATTGAAAGTCAAAAAGGACAAAGCACATTCACAATTCTCCTTCTCAACAAGTGCAAAGACGAATTTGAAAATCGTTCAAAGGCAAGCGAGGTATTCGAAAATCAAGATGAACTCGGCcctgaagaagaagaacgccGACAGGTGGCTAAGCGCAAAATGCTTGGCAACATCAAGTTCATCGGAGAACTGGGAAAGCTGGGAATCGTTTCGGAAACGATTTTACATCGCTGCATACAGCAATtattggaaaagaaaaggCGACGGGGATCCAGGGGGGACACCGCTGAGGATATCGAGTGCCTCTGCCAGATCATGCGTACCTGCGGCCGTATCCTTGACTCGGATAAAGGTCGCAAACTCATGGATCAATATTTCAAACGTATGAACTCATTGGCAGAGAGCAGCGATCTACCTCTACGCATCAAGTTTATGCTGCGTGACGTCATTGAGCTACGCCGTGATGGCTGGGTACCACGCAAGGCTACCAGCACCGAAGGTCCGATGCCTATCAATCAAATCCGCAGTGATAACGATGAATCTTCGAGGGGAAATGGCTTCTACAGACGAGAGGATCGCCTCGGAGctgaatttttaagaaacatggGACGTGGCGGATTAGACATGGACATGATGGGAAGTATTCCATTGACTTCGTTTGGTATGCCATCTCCATTCAGCCCAAATGGATTCTCAGGAAGTTCAGGAGTTGGTTATGGCCGCCACAACCAACGTAACCAACCGGGTTACTATCAAAACCAGAATCGTCACCAAAACAACTATCAAGGGAAACATAATCAACAGCAACATAACTCGCCGCAAAACTTCAACAACA ATAGCAATAAAGAACAATTACGCTTCAATAAGAACAAGATGTTAATTGAACATCCAGAAGAAGTGTCACTGAGACCATCAGCTAATTCTATGATGTTTAAACAAACCAAAATCAATCGCAACCTACTTCTCAACAGTG ATTTGTTCCCAGGACGAGCCTCAGAATTACCCCTCCTACCAACCAGTACACTGAAACCCAGCTCGCCATTATTGCACAAGGAATTGCCACCAGCGATCGTGATAAAGCAAGGCCCTGTAGACAAACGAGAGAAAGCCAGAGATCGCAAGGACAAGGGAACTTCTAGGgaggaaatattgaaaaaggtTAACGCCTTGATGGATGACCTCGCCGCGCATACGAACATACAGAACGCAGTAACAGCTTTTCAAGAACTGAAGATACCAGAACGATTTTTGCGTCATGCAGTTTATACGTTGTATTCGAATACATTGGAACGAGGGGACTCTGAGCGGGAACTCGCGGCCAAGCTTGTGGTCGAGTTGGTGAAAGCAGAGGCGATCACTGTACAGCAAATGCACGAGGGGTGGAAAGAACTAGTATCCAATATAccagaaaaagaaagtacCGTGCCTTGTGTAGCATCTCACGTTGCCTTCCTGACAGCAAAGGCTATCGTGgacaatttaattcaattgaCCGATCTCGTTGCTGTGACGGAAAATGGCCAACATCATCCATTGTTCTTACTCGCTCTTCAGCAATTGCATAAAAGCCAAGGCAAAGCAAGACTCACACAGATCTTCAATGAGAGCAAAGTGAATCTTATCAGTCAGCTCCCGGAAGCCGACAAGACGAAAGAGAGATTAGCGGAAATTTTAGAGGACAGAGAATTGACCTTCCTTTACCCGCTTCTTAAGATCCAAGGAGATATATGGCGTCAATTAGAATATGACCCAAATCCCAATACTCTTTATAAATGGATCAAGGAAAAGCTAGAACCTTCTCATCATTCTGATTCAGAGTTCATTAACGCTTTAATGAACGTTCTTCTCAAATACATTACACAG gAAACAATACTGGCACCTGGCGTTGATCCATCTAACGTAGGCAAAGCAGTGATGGATAAGGAAAAGGCATTACTGGATAAATATGCACGCTTGATGCGCTTACTCTTTGTCGATATAGAGTCTCAAGTGACAGCTCTCCATGCGCTTCAAGCATTTTGGTTCTCGcacaattttccaaaagggatGCTGCTGCGATGGTTCGATGGGCTTTATCGATTAGAAGTGATCGAGGAAGATGCCTATTTCAAATGGAAGGAGTGCGTTACTGACGCTTATCCGGGCAAAGGCAAGGCATTATTtgag GTCAACAGTTGGTTAACGTGGTTAGATAACGCGTCTACAGAAGAAGAAAGCGATGATCataacgacgacgacgaaagCAACAAAAACTACAGAATGCAAAAGCTCTGA
- the LOC128882188 gene encoding eukaryotic translation initiation factor 4 gamma 2 isoform X2: MPSRDDIRSLSTEQRWIPPSTVRRDALTPESRNDLIFRKVRGILNKLTPEKFAKLSNDLLNVELNSDVILKGVIFLIFEKALDEPKYSSMYAQLCKRLSDEAANFEPRKALIESQKGQSTFTILLLNKCKDEFENRSKASEVFENQDELGPEEEERRQVAKRKMLGNIKFIGELGKLGIVSETILHRCIQQLLEKKRRRGSRGDTAEDIECLCQIMRTCGRILDSDKGRKLMDQYFKRMNSLAESSDLPLRIKFMLRDVIELRRDGWVPRKATSTEGPMPINQIRSDNDESSRGNGFYRREDRLGAEFLRNMGRGGLDMDMMGSIPLTSFGMPSPFSPNGFSGSSGVGYGRHNQRNQPGYYQNQNRHQNNYQGKHNQQQHNSPQNFNNNSNKEQLRFNKNKMLIEHPEEVSLRPSANSMMFKQTKINRNLLLNSGRASELPLLPTSTLKPSSPLLHKELPPAIVIKQGPVDKREKARDRKDKGTSREEILKKVNALMDDLAAHTNIQNAVTAFQELKIPERFLRHAVYTLYSNTLERGDSERELAAKLVVELVKAEAITVQQMHEGWKELVSNIPEKESTVPCVASHVAFLTAKAIVDNLIQLTDLVAVTENGQHHPLFLLALQQLHKSQGKARLTQIFNESKVNLISQLPEADKTKERLAEILEDRELTFLYPLLKIQGDIWRQLEYDPNPNTLYKWIKEKLEPSHHSDSEFINALMNVLLKYITQETILAPGVDPSNVGKAVMDKEKALLDKYARLMRLLFVDIESQVTALHALQAFWFSHNFPKGMLLRWFDGLYRLEVIEEDAYFKWKECVTDAYPGKGKALFEVNSWLTWLDNASTEEESDDHNDDDESNKNYRMQKL; the protein is encoded by the exons ATGCCTTCCAGGGACGATATTCGCTCCCTATCCACTGAGCAACGCTGGATCCCTCCTTCAACTGTTAGACGCGATGCACTCACCCCAGAAAGCAGAAATGATCTCATCTTTAGAAAGGTGCGGGGTATTCTTAACAAGCTTACGCCGGAAAAGTTCGCAAAGCTGAGCAACGACCTGCTCAACGTTGAGCTCAATTCTGATGTAATTCTCAAAGGTGTCATTTTCCTG aTCTTTGAAAAAGCTCTTGATGAACCCAAGTACAGTTCTATGTATGCACAGCTGTGCAAACGGCTGTCCGACGAAGCTGCAAACTTTGAACCTCGAAAAGCTCTCATTGAAAGTCAAAAAGGACAAAGCACATTCACAATTCTCCTTCTCAACAAGTGCAAAGACGAATTTGAAAATCGTTCAAAGGCAAGCGAGGTATTCGAAAATCAAGATGAACTCGGCcctgaagaagaagaacgccGACAGGTGGCTAAGCGCAAAATGCTTGGCAACATCAAGTTCATCGGAGAACTGGGAAAGCTGGGAATCGTTTCGGAAACGATTTTACATCGCTGCATACAGCAATtattggaaaagaaaaggCGACGGGGATCCAGGGGGGACACCGCTGAGGATATCGAGTGCCTCTGCCAGATCATGCGTACCTGCGGCCGTATCCTTGACTCGGATAAAGGTCGCAAACTCATGGATCAATATTTCAAACGTATGAACTCATTGGCAGAGAGCAGCGATCTACCTCTACGCATCAAGTTTATGCTGCGTGACGTCATTGAGCTACGCCGTGATGGCTGGGTACCACGCAAGGCTACCAGCACCGAAGGTCCGATGCCTATCAATCAAATCCGCAGTGATAACGATGAATCTTCGAGGGGAAATGGCTTCTACAGACGAGAGGATCGCCTCGGAGctgaatttttaagaaacatggGACGTGGCGGATTAGACATGGACATGATGGGAAGTATTCCATTGACTTCGTTTGGTATGCCATCTCCATTCAGCCCAAATGGATTCTCAGGAAGTTCAGGAGTTGGTTATGGCCGCCACAACCAACGTAACCAACCGGGTTACTATCAAAACCAGAATCGTCACCAAAACAACTATCAAGGGAAACATAATCAACAGCAACATAACTCGCCGCAAAACTTCAACAACA ATAGCAATAAAGAACAATTACGCTTCAATAAGAACAAGATGTTAATTGAACATCCAGAAGAAGTGTCACTGAGACCATCAGCTAATTCTATGATGTTTAAACAAACCAAAATCAATCGCAACCTACTTCTCAACAGTG GACGAGCCTCAGAATTACCCCTCCTACCAACCAGTACACTGAAACCCAGCTCGCCATTATTGCACAAGGAATTGCCACCAGCGATCGTGATAAAGCAAGGCCCTGTAGACAAACGAGAGAAAGCCAGAGATCGCAAGGACAAGGGAACTTCTAGGgaggaaatattgaaaaaggtTAACGCCTTGATGGATGACCTCGCCGCGCATACGAACATACAGAACGCAGTAACAGCTTTTCAAGAACTGAAGATACCAGAACGATTTTTGCGTCATGCAGTTTATACGTTGTATTCGAATACATTGGAACGAGGGGACTCTGAGCGGGAACTCGCGGCCAAGCTTGTGGTCGAGTTGGTGAAAGCAGAGGCGATCACTGTACAGCAAATGCACGAGGGGTGGAAAGAACTAGTATCCAATATAccagaaaaagaaagtacCGTGCCTTGTGTAGCATCTCACGTTGCCTTCCTGACAGCAAAGGCTATCGTGgacaatttaattcaattgaCCGATCTCGTTGCTGTGACGGAAAATGGCCAACATCATCCATTGTTCTTACTCGCTCTTCAGCAATTGCATAAAAGCCAAGGCAAAGCAAGACTCACACAGATCTTCAATGAGAGCAAAGTGAATCTTATCAGTCAGCTCCCGGAAGCCGACAAGACGAAAGAGAGATTAGCGGAAATTTTAGAGGACAGAGAATTGACCTTCCTTTACCCGCTTCTTAAGATCCAAGGAGATATATGGCGTCAATTAGAATATGACCCAAATCCCAATACTCTTTATAAATGGATCAAGGAAAAGCTAGAACCTTCTCATCATTCTGATTCAGAGTTCATTAACGCTTTAATGAACGTTCTTCTCAAATACATTACACAG gAAACAATACTGGCACCTGGCGTTGATCCATCTAACGTAGGCAAAGCAGTGATGGATAAGGAAAAGGCATTACTGGATAAATATGCACGCTTGATGCGCTTACTCTTTGTCGATATAGAGTCTCAAGTGACAGCTCTCCATGCGCTTCAAGCATTTTGGTTCTCGcacaattttccaaaagggatGCTGCTGCGATGGTTCGATGGGCTTTATCGATTAGAAGTGATCGAGGAAGATGCCTATTTCAAATGGAAGGAGTGCGTTACTGACGCTTATCCGGGCAAAGGCAAGGCATTATTtgag GTCAACAGTTGGTTAACGTGGTTAGATAACGCGTCTACAGAAGAAGAAAGCGATGATCataacgacgacgacgaaagCAACAAAAACTACAGAATGCAAAAGCTCTGA
- the LOC128882188 gene encoding eukaryotic translation initiation factor 4 gamma 2 isoform X3, translating into MYAQLCKRLSDEAANFEPRKALIESQKGQSTFTILLLNKCKDEFENRSKASEVFENQDELGPEEEERRQVAKRKMLGNIKFIGELGKLGIVSETILHRCIQQLLEKKRRRGSRGDTAEDIECLCQIMRTCGRILDSDKGRKLMDQYFKRMNSLAESSDLPLRIKFMLRDVIELRRDGWVPRKATSTEGPMPINQIRSDNDESSRGNGFYRREDRLGAEFLRNMGRGGLDMDMMGSIPLTSFGMPSPFSPNGFSGSSGVGYGRHNQRNQPGYYQNQNRHQNNYQGKHNQQQHNSPQNFNNNSNKEQLRFNKNKMLIEHPEEVSLRPSANSMMFKQTKINRNLLLNSDLFPGRASELPLLPTSTLKPSSPLLHKELPPAIVIKQGPVDKREKARDRKDKGTSREEILKKVNALMDDLAAHTNIQNAVTAFQELKIPERFLRHAVYTLYSNTLERGDSERELAAKLVVELVKAEAITVQQMHEGWKELVSNIPEKESTVPCVASHVAFLTAKAIVDNLIQLTDLVAVTENGQHHPLFLLALQQLHKSQGKARLTQIFNESKVNLISQLPEADKTKERLAEILEDRELTFLYPLLKIQGDIWRQLEYDPNPNTLYKWIKEKLEPSHHSDSEFINALMNVLLKYITQETILAPGVDPSNVGKAVMDKEKALLDKYARLMRLLFVDIESQVTALHALQAFWFSHNFPKGMLLRWFDGLYRLEVIEEDAYFKWKECVTDAYPGKGKALFEVNSWLTWLDNASTEEESDDHNDDDESNKNYRMQKL; encoded by the exons ATGTATGCACAGCTGTGCAAACGGCTGTCCGACGAAGCTGCAAACTTTGAACCTCGAAAAGCTCTCATTGAAAGTCAAAAAGGACAAAGCACATTCACAATTCTCCTTCTCAACAAGTGCAAAGACGAATTTGAAAATCGTTCAAAGGCAAGCGAGGTATTCGAAAATCAAGATGAACTCGGCcctgaagaagaagaacgccGACAGGTGGCTAAGCGCAAAATGCTTGGCAACATCAAGTTCATCGGAGAACTGGGAAAGCTGGGAATCGTTTCGGAAACGATTTTACATCGCTGCATACAGCAATtattggaaaagaaaaggCGACGGGGATCCAGGGGGGACACCGCTGAGGATATCGAGTGCCTCTGCCAGATCATGCGTACCTGCGGCCGTATCCTTGACTCGGATAAAGGTCGCAAACTCATGGATCAATATTTCAAACGTATGAACTCATTGGCAGAGAGCAGCGATCTACCTCTACGCATCAAGTTTATGCTGCGTGACGTCATTGAGCTACGCCGTGATGGCTGGGTACCACGCAAGGCTACCAGCACCGAAGGTCCGATGCCTATCAATCAAATCCGCAGTGATAACGATGAATCTTCGAGGGGAAATGGCTTCTACAGACGAGAGGATCGCCTCGGAGctgaatttttaagaaacatggGACGTGGCGGATTAGACATGGACATGATGGGAAGTATTCCATTGACTTCGTTTGGTATGCCATCTCCATTCAGCCCAAATGGATTCTCAGGAAGTTCAGGAGTTGGTTATGGCCGCCACAACCAACGTAACCAACCGGGTTACTATCAAAACCAGAATCGTCACCAAAACAACTATCAAGGGAAACATAATCAACAGCAACATAACTCGCCGCAAAACTTCAACAACA ATAGCAATAAAGAACAATTACGCTTCAATAAGAACAAGATGTTAATTGAACATCCAGAAGAAGTGTCACTGAGACCATCAGCTAATTCTATGATGTTTAAACAAACCAAAATCAATCGCAACCTACTTCTCAACAGTG ATTTGTTCCCAGGACGAGCCTCAGAATTACCCCTCCTACCAACCAGTACACTGAAACCCAGCTCGCCATTATTGCACAAGGAATTGCCACCAGCGATCGTGATAAAGCAAGGCCCTGTAGACAAACGAGAGAAAGCCAGAGATCGCAAGGACAAGGGAACTTCTAGGgaggaaatattgaaaaaggtTAACGCCTTGATGGATGACCTCGCCGCGCATACGAACATACAGAACGCAGTAACAGCTTTTCAAGAACTGAAGATACCAGAACGATTTTTGCGTCATGCAGTTTATACGTTGTATTCGAATACATTGGAACGAGGGGACTCTGAGCGGGAACTCGCGGCCAAGCTTGTGGTCGAGTTGGTGAAAGCAGAGGCGATCACTGTACAGCAAATGCACGAGGGGTGGAAAGAACTAGTATCCAATATAccagaaaaagaaagtacCGTGCCTTGTGTAGCATCTCACGTTGCCTTCCTGACAGCAAAGGCTATCGTGgacaatttaattcaattgaCCGATCTCGTTGCTGTGACGGAAAATGGCCAACATCATCCATTGTTCTTACTCGCTCTTCAGCAATTGCATAAAAGCCAAGGCAAAGCAAGACTCACACAGATCTTCAATGAGAGCAAAGTGAATCTTATCAGTCAGCTCCCGGAAGCCGACAAGACGAAAGAGAGATTAGCGGAAATTTTAGAGGACAGAGAATTGACCTTCCTTTACCCGCTTCTTAAGATCCAAGGAGATATATGGCGTCAATTAGAATATGACCCAAATCCCAATACTCTTTATAAATGGATCAAGGAAAAGCTAGAACCTTCTCATCATTCTGATTCAGAGTTCATTAACGCTTTAATGAACGTTCTTCTCAAATACATTACACAG gAAACAATACTGGCACCTGGCGTTGATCCATCTAACGTAGGCAAAGCAGTGATGGATAAGGAAAAGGCATTACTGGATAAATATGCACGCTTGATGCGCTTACTCTTTGTCGATATAGAGTCTCAAGTGACAGCTCTCCATGCGCTTCAAGCATTTTGGTTCTCGcacaattttccaaaagggatGCTGCTGCGATGGTTCGATGGGCTTTATCGATTAGAAGTGATCGAGGAAGATGCCTATTTCAAATGGAAGGAGTGCGTTACTGACGCTTATCCGGGCAAAGGCAAGGCATTATTtgag GTCAACAGTTGGTTAACGTGGTTAGATAACGCGTCTACAGAAGAAGAAAGCGATGATCataacgacgacgacgaaagCAACAAAAACTACAGAATGCAAAAGCTCTGA